One window of the Anaeromyxobacter dehalogenans 2CP-C genome contains the following:
- the murD gene encoding UDP-N-acetylmuramoyl-L-alanine--D-glutamate ligase, with translation MAAPELKGTRVTVVGLAKSGVAAARLCAREGARVTVTDRRGEAALGGALAALPASVTRRLGGHDAADFTGADLVVASPGVPLANPEIQAARRRGVPVWGEVELAARFLGGLPIVGITGTNGKSTTTALTGALLARHRRTFVGGNLGTPLSELVLSGEPAAAAVVELSSFQLEGIERFRARVAAVLNVTPDHLDRYPDVDAYAAAKARLFATQEPDDVAVANARDPRALAMAGASRGDLHTFGFGAPVPASARDEGGEPGPGGTAIWYTPRGRAPERYQLHNRALRGRHNRENAMAAVLCARLMGVPGEAVQAGLDAFPGLHHRLELVAEGRGVEWVNDSKATNVDSTFVGLAAFPAGAPRVVLIMGGRGKKAPYAPLRPLFGGRVKALLTIGEDAPAIERELGDLAPTEPCGDLPGAVRRAAVLSGPGDVVLLSPACASYDQFASYEERGEAFRRLATEQAR, from the coding sequence GTGGCCGCACCGGAGCTGAAGGGCACCAGGGTGACGGTGGTGGGGCTCGCGAAGAGCGGCGTGGCCGCCGCGCGGCTCTGCGCCCGCGAGGGCGCGCGCGTCACCGTCACCGACCGCCGCGGCGAGGCCGCGCTGGGCGGCGCGCTCGCCGCGCTCCCGGCGTCGGTGACCCGCCGCCTGGGCGGCCACGACGCCGCCGACTTCACCGGCGCCGACCTGGTGGTGGCGTCGCCGGGCGTGCCGCTCGCGAACCCGGAGATCCAGGCGGCGCGGCGGCGCGGCGTGCCGGTGTGGGGCGAGGTCGAGCTGGCCGCGCGCTTCCTGGGCGGCCTGCCGATCGTCGGGATCACCGGGACGAACGGGAAGTCCACCACCACCGCGCTCACCGGCGCCCTGCTCGCCCGCCACCGGCGGACGTTCGTGGGCGGCAACCTGGGCACCCCGCTCTCCGAGCTGGTCCTGTCCGGCGAGCCCGCCGCCGCCGCGGTGGTCGAGCTCTCCTCGTTCCAGCTCGAGGGGATCGAGCGCTTCCGCGCCCGGGTGGCGGCGGTGCTGAACGTCACCCCCGACCACCTCGACCGCTACCCCGACGTGGACGCGTACGCGGCCGCGAAGGCGCGCCTGTTCGCGACCCAGGAGCCGGACGACGTGGCCGTCGCGAACGCGCGCGACCCGCGGGCGCTCGCCATGGCCGGCGCGTCGCGCGGCGACCTGCACACCTTCGGCTTCGGCGCGCCGGTCCCGGCCTCCGCCCGCGACGAGGGCGGCGAGCCCGGCCCCGGGGGCACGGCCATCTGGTACACGCCGCGCGGGCGGGCGCCGGAGCGCTACCAGCTGCACAACCGCGCGCTGCGCGGCCGCCACAACCGCGAGAACGCCATGGCCGCGGTGCTCTGCGCGCGGCTGATGGGCGTGCCGGGCGAGGCGGTCCAGGCCGGGCTGGACGCGTTCCCCGGCCTGCACCACCGGCTCGAGCTGGTGGCGGAGGGGCGCGGGGTCGAGTGGGTGAACGACTCCAAGGCCACCAACGTGGACTCGACCTTCGTCGGCCTGGCCGCGTTCCCGGCCGGCGCCCCGCGCGTGGTCCTCATCATGGGCGGCCGCGGCAAGAAGGCGCCCTACGCGCCGCTGCGCCCGCTGTTCGGCGGGCGGGTGAAGGCGCTGCTCACCATCGGGGAGGACGCGCCCGCCATCGAGCGGGAGCTGGGCGACCTCGCGCCCACCGAGCCGTGCGGCGACCTGCCCGGCGCGGTGCGCCGGGCCGCGGTCCTCTCGGGGCCGGGCGACGTGGTGCTGCTCTCCCCCGCCTGCGCCAGCTACGATCAGTTCGCGAGCTACGAGGAGCGCGGCGAGGCCTTCCGCCGGCTCGCGACGGAGCAGGCGCGATGA
- the ftsW gene encoding putative lipid II flippase FtsW, giving the protein MRLFRQARDERAPEAPRAGAPGFDPLLLAAVLLLVALGLVMVYSASAVEAGRRLGDEFYYLKRQLVAVGIGLAGMAAVLRVGYRRIAAVAYPVLAATLAALVLVKLVGRTAGGAQRWIPLGPVNLQPAELAKVALVLYLAHSLSRKQSKMRMFSIGLLPHLLVTLLMVGLCLWQKDLGTGFILFMVLFAMLFAAGARVSYLVAAGLVAAPIAWHFIKSTEYRYQRWLAFMNPEQYKTTFAFQLWESLLGTANGGWLGQGLGQGKGKLYFLPAAHTDFIAAVLAEETGLVGMALLLLLYGVVLWRGTRAALRAPDAFGCYAALGVTALVGTQALVNLAVVFGLAPTKGLTLPFVSYGGSSIMTLLAATGLLLSVSGERGGFLTRAPAAVRVGAPIGGAPRLSAARAEDAS; this is encoded by the coding sequence ATGAGGCTCTTCCGCCAGGCCCGGGACGAACGCGCGCCCGAGGCGCCGCGGGCGGGCGCGCCGGGCTTCGACCCGCTCCTGCTCGCGGCGGTGCTGCTGCTCGTCGCGCTCGGCCTGGTGATGGTCTACTCGGCGAGCGCGGTCGAGGCGGGCCGCCGGCTCGGCGACGAGTTCTACTACCTGAAGCGGCAGCTGGTGGCGGTCGGCATCGGCCTCGCCGGCATGGCCGCGGTGCTGCGCGTGGGCTACCGCCGGATCGCGGCGGTGGCGTACCCGGTGCTCGCCGCCACGCTGGCGGCGCTGGTGCTGGTGAAGCTGGTGGGCCGCACCGCGGGCGGCGCGCAGCGCTGGATCCCGCTCGGCCCGGTGAACCTGCAGCCCGCCGAGCTCGCCAAGGTCGCGCTGGTGCTCTACCTCGCGCACTCGCTCTCGCGGAAGCAGTCCAAGATGCGGATGTTCTCCATCGGCCTGCTGCCGCACCTGCTCGTCACGCTGCTCATGGTGGGCCTGTGCCTGTGGCAGAAGGACCTCGGCACCGGCTTCATCCTGTTCATGGTGCTGTTCGCGATGCTGTTCGCGGCCGGCGCGCGGGTCTCCTACCTGGTGGCGGCGGGGCTGGTGGCCGCGCCGATCGCCTGGCACTTCATCAAGTCCACCGAGTACCGCTACCAGCGGTGGCTCGCCTTCATGAACCCCGAGCAGTACAAGACCACCTTCGCCTTCCAGCTCTGGGAGTCGCTGCTCGGCACCGCGAACGGCGGCTGGCTGGGGCAGGGGCTGGGCCAGGGCAAGGGCAAGCTGTACTTCCTGCCCGCCGCGCACACCGACTTCATCGCCGCGGTGCTGGCGGAGGAGACGGGGCTCGTCGGCATGGCGCTCCTGCTGCTGCTCTACGGCGTGGTGCTCTGGCGCGGCACCCGCGCCGCGCTGCGCGCGCCCGACGCGTTCGGCTGCTACGCCGCCCTGGGCGTCACCGCGCTCGTCGGCACCCAGGCGCTCGTCAACCTGGCGGTGGTGTTCGGCCTCGCGCCGACCAAGGGGCTCACCCTGCCCTTCGTCTCCTACGGCGGCAGCTCCATCATGACGCTGCTCGCCGCGACCGGCCTGCTCCTGTCGGTGAGCGGCGAACGCGGCGGCTTCCTCACCCGGGCGCCTGCGGCGGTGCGGGTGGGCGCGCCCATCGGCGGCGCGCCGCGGCTGTCCGCGGCCCGCGCGGAGGACGCGTCATGA
- the murG gene encoding undecaprenyldiphospho-muramoylpentapeptide beta-N-acetylglucosaminyltransferase: protein MRMMVAGGGTGGHVFPGIALAEEVVTRHPANDVVFVGTARGLEASVVPAAGFPIELIEVKGLKGKGLVGALLNLLLLPRAFLQSWRILRRWRPDVVVGVGGYASGPVVLTAWAMRIPTAVQEQNAIAGLTNRLLGRVVKAAFTAFPEAARHFAPRKVYQLGNPIRRRLMENYMRPESAHGAPRLLVFGGSQGAHALNMRVIEALPHLADLRERIQITHQTGARDREYVEKGYRACGFTPDVREFIDDMSAAYAGCDLVVCRAGATTLAELTVCKKPSILVPFPAAADNHQVKNARSLVDAGAAVMIEERDLTGEVLAREIRDILDAPERRERMARAAGRLGSPQAAKEIADVCMELVRRRWGSPFGQAREPGQKPARPPDLAS, encoded by the coding sequence ATGAGGATGATGGTGGCGGGCGGCGGCACCGGCGGGCACGTGTTCCCCGGCATCGCGCTGGCGGAGGAGGTGGTCACGCGCCACCCCGCCAACGACGTGGTCTTCGTGGGCACCGCCCGCGGCCTGGAGGCCTCGGTGGTCCCGGCCGCCGGCTTCCCCATCGAGCTCATCGAGGTGAAGGGGCTGAAGGGGAAGGGCCTCGTGGGCGCGCTGCTCAACCTGCTGCTGCTGCCCCGCGCGTTCCTGCAGTCCTGGCGCATCCTCAGGCGCTGGCGGCCGGACGTGGTGGTGGGGGTGGGCGGCTACGCCAGCGGGCCGGTGGTGCTCACCGCCTGGGCCATGCGCATCCCCACCGCGGTGCAGGAGCAGAACGCGATCGCGGGCCTCACCAACCGGCTCCTGGGACGCGTGGTGAAGGCGGCGTTCACCGCGTTCCCCGAGGCGGCCCGGCACTTCGCGCCGCGCAAGGTCTACCAGCTCGGCAACCCCATCCGCCGGCGGCTGATGGAGAACTACATGCGGCCCGAGTCCGCGCACGGCGCGCCGCGGCTGCTCGTGTTCGGCGGCTCGCAGGGCGCGCACGCGCTCAACATGCGCGTGATCGAGGCGCTGCCGCACCTCGCCGACCTGCGCGAGCGGATCCAGATCACCCACCAGACCGGCGCGCGCGACCGCGAGTACGTCGAGAAGGGCTACCGCGCCTGCGGGTTCACCCCGGACGTCCGCGAGTTCATCGACGACATGAGCGCGGCGTACGCGGGCTGCGACCTGGTGGTGTGCCGCGCCGGCGCGACCACGCTGGCCGAGCTGACCGTCTGCAAGAAGCCGTCGATCCTGGTCCCCTTCCCCGCCGCCGCCGACAACCACCAGGTGAAGAACGCGCGCAGCCTGGTGGACGCGGGCGCCGCGGTGATGATCGAGGAGCGCGACCTCACCGGCGAGGTGCTGGCGCGCGAGATCCGCGACATCCTCGACGCGCCGGAGCGCCGCGAGCGGATGGCGCGGGCCGCGGGCCGGCTGGGCAGCCCGCAGGCCGCCAAGGAGATCGCCGACGTGTGCATGGAGCTGGTCCGCCGCCGCTGGGGCTCGCCCTTCGGCCAGGCGCGCGAGCCCGGGCAGAAGCCCGCGCGCCCGCCGGATCTCGCGTCGTAG
- the murC gene encoding UDP-N-acetylmuramate--L-alanine ligase translates to MSLFRSRQAKIHFVGVGGIGMSGIAEVLLNLGYTVSGSDLRESETTRRLAGLGGHISYGHAAENVLQVDVVVISSAVKRDNPEVLEARRRKIPVIPRAEMLAELMRLKYGVAIAGSHGKTTTTSMAAHLLAHAGLDPTAVVGGKVNAFGSNAKLGKGDYMVVEADESDGSFLRIPPTIAIVTNIDPEHLDHWKTPDALRRGFVDFVNRVPFYGLAILCIDHPTVQSILPDVEKRVVTYGESHQADYRAEAIELSGHAVRFDAFRRDEALGRFEVAMVGRHNALNALAVIALGDEMGIPPLVTREALRSFQGVQRRFTVRGEVAGVTVVDDYGHHPAEVKATLQGAREAFKRRVVCLFQPHRYTRTRDLMAEFATAFNDADVLLLTDIYAAGEEPIPGATAANLAEAIRAWGHRDVTVVPRAELARAARERIRPGDLVLTLGAGDVTAAGPELLALLER, encoded by the coding sequence ATGAGCCTCTTCCGTTCCAGGCAGGCCAAGATCCACTTCGTGGGCGTGGGCGGCATCGGCATGAGCGGCATCGCCGAGGTGCTGCTCAACCTCGGCTACACCGTCTCCGGGTCCGACCTGCGCGAGTCCGAGACCACCCGCCGCCTGGCCGGGCTGGGCGGCCACATCTCCTACGGCCACGCCGCCGAGAACGTGCTCCAGGTGGACGTGGTGGTGATCTCGTCCGCGGTGAAGCGCGACAACCCGGAGGTGCTGGAGGCGCGGCGGCGGAAGATCCCGGTCATCCCGCGCGCCGAGATGCTGGCCGAGCTGATGCGGCTCAAGTACGGCGTCGCCATCGCCGGCTCGCACGGCAAGACCACCACCACCTCCATGGCGGCGCACCTGCTCGCGCACGCCGGCCTCGACCCGACCGCGGTGGTGGGCGGCAAGGTGAACGCGTTCGGCTCCAACGCCAAGCTGGGCAAGGGCGACTACATGGTGGTGGAGGCGGACGAGTCCGACGGCTCGTTCCTGCGCATCCCGCCCACCATCGCGATCGTCACCAACATCGACCCCGAGCACCTCGACCACTGGAAGACGCCGGACGCGCTGCGCCGCGGGTTCGTGGACTTCGTGAACCGCGTGCCGTTCTACGGGCTCGCCATCCTCTGCATCGACCACCCCACCGTGCAGTCGATCCTGCCCGACGTGGAGAAGCGGGTGGTCACCTACGGCGAGAGCCACCAGGCCGACTACCGGGCCGAGGCCATCGAGCTGTCCGGCCACGCCGTCCGCTTCGACGCGTTCCGGCGCGACGAGGCGCTGGGGCGCTTCGAGGTGGCCATGGTGGGCCGCCACAACGCGCTCAACGCGCTCGCGGTCATCGCGCTCGGCGACGAGATGGGCATCCCGCCGCTCGTCACCCGCGAGGCGCTCCGCAGCTTCCAGGGCGTGCAGCGGCGCTTCACCGTCCGCGGCGAGGTGGCGGGCGTGACCGTGGTGGACGACTACGGTCACCACCCGGCCGAGGTGAAGGCCACGCTCCAGGGCGCGCGCGAGGCGTTCAAGCGGCGCGTGGTCTGCCTGTTCCAGCCGCACCGCTACACCCGCACCCGCGACCTCATGGCCGAGTTCGCCACCGCGTTCAACGACGCGGACGTGCTGCTGCTCACCGACATCTACGCCGCCGGCGAGGAGCCCATCCCGGGCGCGACCGCCGCGAACCTGGCGGAGGCCATCCGCGCCTGGGGCCACCGCGACGTGACGGTCGTCCCCCGCGCCGAGCTGGCCCGCGCCGCCAGGGAGCGGATCCGCCCCGGCGACCTGGTCCTCACGCTCGGCGCCGGCGACGTGACCGCCGCCGGCCCGGAGCTCCTGGCGCTGCTCGAGCGATGA
- the murB gene encoding UDP-N-acetylmuramate dehydrogenase, with product MTWRDEIARRVRGEHLRDAPLAPRTAVRVGGPADLLCRPADGDALSALLGAVRELGVPLSVLGGGANTLVADAGVRGVVLRLPQDFPGESTDGDTLVLSAGAPIARLPARAHAHGLVGMEFLGGIPGTLGGAAAMNAGTRLGEMKDVVTRLELATADGAGFVPAAALGYAYRTCRLPPGAVVARVEVRLRPGDVAASEALMREDRERRRATQPLDRPTFGSTFTNPPGEYAGRLIEAVGLKGHRVGGAVWSPVHANFVTNLGGATARDVLALIRLARARVKERFGIALETEVRLMGEFPPDELAGLDGHAADGGGPGAASGGARPREAT from the coding sequence GTGACCTGGCGCGACGAGATCGCCCGCCGCGTGCGCGGCGAGCACCTGCGCGACGCGCCGCTCGCGCCGCGCACCGCCGTGCGGGTCGGCGGGCCGGCCGACCTGCTCTGCCGCCCCGCCGACGGCGACGCGCTCTCGGCGCTGCTCGGCGCGGTGCGCGAGCTGGGGGTGCCGCTCTCGGTGCTCGGCGGCGGCGCGAACACGCTCGTCGCGGACGCGGGCGTGCGCGGGGTGGTGCTCCGGCTCCCGCAGGACTTCCCGGGCGAATCCACCGACGGTGACACGCTGGTCCTCTCCGCCGGCGCGCCCATCGCGCGGCTGCCGGCGCGCGCGCACGCGCACGGCCTCGTCGGCATGGAGTTCCTGGGCGGGATCCCCGGGACGCTGGGCGGCGCGGCGGCCATGAACGCCGGCACGCGCCTCGGCGAGATGAAGGACGTCGTCACGCGGCTCGAGCTCGCCACCGCCGACGGCGCCGGCTTCGTGCCCGCCGCCGCGCTGGGCTACGCCTACCGCACCTGCCGCCTCCCGCCCGGCGCGGTGGTCGCGCGCGTGGAGGTGCGGCTCCGCCCCGGCGACGTGGCCGCGAGCGAGGCGCTCATGCGCGAGGACCGCGAGCGCCGCCGCGCCACCCAGCCGCTCGACCGGCCCACCTTCGGCTCCACCTTCACGAACCCGCCGGGCGAGTACGCGGGGCGGCTCATCGAGGCGGTCGGGCTGAAGGGGCACCGCGTCGGCGGCGCCGTGTGGTCCCCGGTGCACGCGAACTTCGTGACCAACCTGGGCGGCGCGACCGCCCGCGACGTGCTCGCGCTCATCAGGCTCGCGCGGGCACGGGTGAAGGAGCGGTTCGGGATCGCGCTCGAGACCGAGGTCCGGCTGATGGGCGAGTTCCCGCCGGACGAGCTGGCAGGGCTGGACGGGCACGCGGCCGACGGCGGCGGCCCCGGCGCGGCGAGCGGGGGCGCGCGCCCCCGGGAGGCGACATGA
- a CDS encoding D-alanine--D-alanine ligase — protein sequence MSTWTGKRVAVLYGGRSSEREVSLRTGAACAEALRQKGHDVVLVDVDLEVAARLRAERVEVAFVALHGRWGEDGSIQGLLESMAIPYTGSGVLASAMGMDKTVSKAIFRSLGLAVADYRVFPRAAAGAIGVDDLPFGLPCVVKPAGEGSSVGVHLVNAAAELGPACRDAAGYAGDVIVERYVKGTEVDVAVLEGKALGAIEIVPANAFYDYAAKYTAGTTKYFYPARIPEAHVRAVMEAAEAAHRGIGCSGVTRVDFIVAADGTPYILEVNTLPGMTATSLVPKIAAGLGLSFPDLCDRILDGAALKA from the coding sequence ATGAGCACGTGGACGGGCAAGAGGGTGGCGGTGCTGTACGGCGGGCGCTCCAGCGAGCGCGAGGTGTCGCTCCGGACCGGCGCCGCCTGCGCCGAGGCGCTCCGGCAGAAGGGCCACGACGTGGTGCTGGTGGACGTGGACCTCGAGGTCGCGGCGCGGCTCCGCGCCGAGCGGGTGGAGGTCGCGTTCGTGGCGCTGCACGGCCGGTGGGGCGAGGACGGCAGCATCCAGGGGCTGCTCGAGTCGATGGCCATCCCGTACACCGGCTCGGGCGTGCTCGCCTCGGCCATGGGCATGGACAAGACCGTGTCGAAGGCGATCTTCCGCTCGCTCGGGCTGGCCGTCGCCGACTACCGCGTGTTCCCGCGCGCCGCCGCCGGCGCGATCGGCGTGGACGACCTGCCGTTCGGCCTGCCCTGCGTGGTGAAGCCCGCCGGCGAGGGCTCGTCGGTGGGCGTGCACCTCGTGAACGCGGCCGCGGAGCTCGGGCCCGCCTGCCGCGACGCCGCCGGCTACGCCGGCGACGTGATCGTCGAGCGGTACGTCAAGGGCACCGAGGTGGACGTGGCGGTGCTGGAAGGCAAGGCGCTCGGGGCGATCGAGATCGTGCCCGCGAACGCGTTCTATGACTACGCCGCGAAGTACACCGCCGGCACCACGAAGTACTTCTACCCGGCGCGCATCCCCGAGGCGCACGTCCGCGCCGTCATGGAGGCGGCCGAGGCCGCGCACCGCGGCATCGGCTGCAGCGGCGTGACCCGCGTGGACTTCATCGTGGCCGCCGACGGGACGCCGTACATCCTGGAGGTGAACACGCTCCCCGGGATGACCGCGACGTCGCTCGTCCCGAAGATCGCCGCCGGGCTGGGCCTGTCCTTCCCGGACCTGTGCGACCGGATCCTCGACGGCGCGGCGCTGAAGGCGTGA
- a CDS encoding cytochrome c3 family protein: MHPGRASVAGLLAAATVAAGPARAAPAAPAAPAPVVRRGAAAVAPLPPGQARSTHAPYAAGDCGACHRSADRASPGPLRHASVNAGCLECHEEMREVMARKLKHAPAVRSCTACHNPHDAAGPSLLAAPVAELCARCHPGVAAQAAAAPVKHAPVTEGRACATCHDPHAARHEALLTAPAFELCVGCHSKDGMKAADGRTLVNMRRWLEENPVWHEPVRERDCGACHRTHGGDHPRLLVADLPDKLYAPYDRRSYALCFGCHNDRLVSEAETTAFTRFRDGARNLHKVHVDRERGLTCRACHDAHASRQERHVRDRVAYGSGGYVLELGFTRTATGGTCAKACHEAKTYVAR; encoded by the coding sequence ATGCACCCCGGGCGCGCCAGCGTGGCGGGACTCCTCGCCGCGGCCACCGTCGCCGCCGGGCCGGCCCGCGCCGCGCCCGCCGCGCCGGCGGCGCCTGCGCCGGTGGTGCGGCGGGGTGCCGCAGCGGTGGCGCCGCTCCCGCCCGGCCAGGCCCGCTCGACCCACGCGCCCTACGCGGCCGGCGACTGCGGCGCCTGTCACCGCTCGGCGGACCGCGCCAGCCCGGGCCCCCTGCGCCACGCGAGCGTGAACGCCGGGTGCCTCGAGTGCCACGAGGAGATGCGGGAGGTGATGGCGCGCAAGCTCAAGCACGCGCCGGCCGTCCGGTCCTGCACCGCCTGCCACAACCCGCACGACGCCGCCGGCCCGTCGCTGCTCGCGGCGCCGGTGGCCGAGCTGTGCGCCCGCTGCCACCCCGGGGTCGCGGCGCAGGCCGCCGCCGCGCCGGTGAAGCACGCCCCGGTGACCGAGGGGCGGGCCTGCGCGACCTGCCACGATCCGCACGCCGCCCGCCACGAGGCGCTGCTCACCGCGCCGGCGTTCGAGCTGTGCGTCGGCTGCCACTCGAAGGACGGCATGAAGGCGGCGGACGGGCGGACGCTGGTCAACATGCGCCGCTGGCTGGAGGAGAACCCGGTCTGGCACGAGCCGGTGCGGGAGCGCGACTGCGGCGCCTGCCACCGCACCCACGGCGGCGACCACCCGCGGCTGCTGGTGGCGGACCTGCCCGACAAGCTCTACGCGCCCTACGACCGGCGCAGCTACGCGCTCTGTTTCGGCTGCCACAACGACCGGCTGGTCTCGGAGGCCGAGACCACGGCGTTCACGCGCTTCCGGGACGGCGCGCGGAACCTGCACAAGGTGCACGTGGACCGGGAGCGGGGCCTCACCTGCCGCGCCTGCCACGACGCCCACGCGTCCAGGCAGGAGCGGCACGTGCGCGACCGCGTGGCCTACGGGAGCGGCGGGTACGTGCTCGAGCTCGGCTTCACGCGCACCGCCACCGGCGGGACCTGCGCCAAGGCGTGCCACGAGGCGAAGACGTACGTGGCGCGCTGA
- a CDS encoding cell division protein FtsQ/DivIB, with product MARGPNRRRVDRVPGERRRRLARAMALALPSIVALASLGGAAYLGWRLGWRSDLLRVRELRFEGLSRATPQELLDLSPVQPGDHLLFLDTDAMAAALRRHPWIASAQVRRSFPPALEVQVSERRPAALVDLGGLYLVDDRGEVFKRAVPGDGLDLPVITGIEREAWVEGRAEFAPLLGGALALLGRWSARGLDARSTISEIHVDPEYGTTLWSDEGTEIRLGQGDLEEKLTRLDRVLSALDAEGERAEVLHLDNRRRPDWVAVRVAGRRGEPDGRSYAAGGGGGPQGRSSSLR from the coding sequence GTGGCGCGGGGTCCGAACCGGCGGCGCGTGGACAGGGTTCCGGGGGAGCGGCGGCGGCGGCTGGCCCGCGCGATGGCGCTCGCCCTGCCCTCGATCGTCGCGCTCGCCTCGCTCGGCGGCGCCGCGTACCTGGGCTGGCGCCTCGGCTGGAGGAGCGACCTGCTGCGCGTCCGCGAGCTCCGGTTCGAGGGGCTCTCCCGCGCGACGCCGCAGGAGCTGCTCGACCTGTCGCCGGTGCAGCCGGGCGACCACCTCCTGTTCCTCGACACCGACGCGATGGCAGCGGCGCTGCGGCGCCACCCCTGGATCGCCTCGGCCCAGGTCCGCCGCTCCTTCCCGCCCGCGCTCGAGGTGCAGGTGTCGGAGCGGCGCCCGGCGGCGCTGGTGGACCTGGGCGGCCTGTACCTGGTGGACGACCGCGGCGAGGTGTTCAAGCGCGCGGTCCCGGGCGACGGGCTGGACCTGCCGGTCATCACCGGCATCGAGCGCGAGGCCTGGGTGGAGGGGCGCGCCGAGTTCGCGCCGCTGCTGGGCGGCGCGCTGGCGCTGCTCGGGCGCTGGTCGGCGCGCGGCCTCGACGCGCGCTCGACGATCTCGGAGATCCACGTGGACCCGGAGTACGGGACCACGCTCTGGTCGGACGAGGGGACGGAGATCCGCCTCGGCCAGGGAGACCTCGAGGAGAAGCTGACGCGCCTCGACCGCGTCCTCTCGGCGCTCGACGCCGAGGGGGAGCGGGCGGAGGTGCTGCACCTGGACAACCGCCGCCGCCCGGACTGGGTGGCGGTCCGGGTGGCCGGTCGGCGCGGTGAGCCGGACGGACGGTCGTACGCGGCAGGTGGTGGTGGTGGTCCGCAGGGACGCTCGTCGTCGCTGCGGTAG
- the ftsA gene encoding cell division protein FtsA — MAKSGDILVGLDIGTTKICAIVGEVTDDGSIDIIGIGSHPSKGLRKGVVVNIDATVASIKRAIEEAEHMAGCEITTVYTGIAGGHIKAFPSHGVVAVKDKEVRQQDVDRVIDQAKAVAIPLDREVIHVLPQEFVVDDQDGVKEPVGMSGVRLEAKALIVTGAVSSAQNIVKCAQRTGLNVADIVLQPLASSLATLSEDEKELGVCLVDVGGGTTDIAIFHNGSIQHTAVISLGGNHLTNDVAVGLRTPTHEAERIKKQYGCAMASMVDKTETIEVPSVGGGQPRVLSRHILAEIVEPRVEEIFMLVQHEIQKCGMEEILASGVVITGGSTLLAGMPEMAEEVLGVPVRRGMPRGIGGLVDVVKSPMYATAVGLVIYGAHQQDESPYFKIRDENVYRKVKVRMKEWLGQIF; from the coding sequence ATGGCGAAGAGCGGGGACATCCTCGTCGGCCTGGACATCGGCACGACGAAGATCTGCGCCATCGTCGGCGAGGTCACCGACGACGGCTCGATCGACATCATCGGCATCGGCTCGCACCCGTCGAAGGGGCTGCGGAAGGGCGTGGTGGTCAACATCGACGCCACCGTCGCCTCGATCAAGCGCGCGATCGAGGAGGCGGAGCACATGGCGGGGTGCGAGATCACCACCGTCTACACCGGCATCGCCGGCGGCCACATCAAGGCGTTCCCCTCGCACGGCGTGGTGGCGGTGAAGGACAAGGAGGTCCGCCAGCAGGACGTGGACCGCGTCATCGACCAGGCAAAGGCGGTCGCGATCCCGCTGGACCGCGAGGTCATCCACGTGCTCCCGCAGGAGTTCGTGGTGGACGACCAGGACGGCGTGAAGGAGCCGGTCGGGATGAGCGGGGTGCGCCTGGAGGCGAAGGCGCTCATCGTCACCGGCGCGGTCTCCTCGGCGCAGAACATCGTCAAGTGCGCGCAGCGCACCGGCCTGAACGTGGCCGACATCGTGCTGCAGCCGCTGGCCTCCTCGCTCGCCACGCTCTCCGAGGACGAGAAGGAGCTGGGCGTGTGCCTGGTGGACGTCGGGGGCGGCACCACCGACATCGCCATCTTCCACAACGGCTCCATCCAGCACACCGCGGTGATCTCGCTGGGCGGCAACCACCTCACCAACGACGTGGCGGTGGGGCTGCGCACGCCCACCCACGAGGCGGAGCGGATCAAGAAGCAGTACGGCTGCGCCATGGCCTCGATGGTGGACAAGACCGAGACCATCGAGGTGCCCAGCGTGGGCGGCGGGCAGCCGCGCGTCCTCTCGCGCCACATCCTCGCCGAGATCGTGGAGCCGCGCGTCGAGGAGATCTTCATGCTGGTGCAGCACGAGATCCAGAAGTGCGGCATGGAGGAGATCCTCGCCTCGGGCGTGGTGATCACCGGCGGCTCGACGCTGCTCGCCGGGATGCCGGAGATGGCCGAGGAGGTGCTGGGCGTGCCGGTGCGGCGGGGGATGCCGCGGGGGATCGGCGGCCTGGTGGACGTGGTGAAGAGCCCGATGTACGCGACCGCGGTGGGCCTGGTGATCTACGGCGCGCACCAGCAGGACGAGAGCCCGTACTTCAAGATCCGGGACGAGAACGTCTACCGCAAGGTGAAGGTCCGCATGAAGGAGTGGCTGGGCCAGATCTTCTAG